One Littorina saxatilis isolate snail1 linkage group LG1, US_GU_Lsax_2.0, whole genome shotgun sequence genomic window carries:
- the LOC138976985 gene encoding myeloid-derived growth factor-like, whose translation MKWFVIVTIFVCNIAQDLCDDSTQDVFFVKPGGQTTVYEKEWNGFKCSFQYQAQGGTHEQWQVSMETIDDGQSLMCTIARGQTSYLFFETFTMTLSGPGVKLQQFEAIKTEGKPLAENEYKVNKKANTLMAAPGQFKNQLEKITLLGSLGKTEL comes from the exons ATGAAGTGGTTTGTTATTGTAACGATATTTGTGTGTAATATCGCACAAGACCTGTGTGATGATAGCACGCAGGATGTTTTCTTTGTGAAACCTGGAGGACAGACCACAGTCTATGAAAAAGAATGG AATGGCTTCAAATGCTCCTTTCAATATCAAGCACAAGGCGGCACTCATGAG cAATGGCAGGTGAGCATGGAGACAATTGATGATGGACAGAGCTTGATGTGCACAATTGCTCGGGGACAGACATCATACCTTTTCTTTGAGACCTTTACCATGACTTTGTCAGGACCTGGAGTGAAACTTCAACAGTTTGAAGCTATT aAAACTGAAGGAAAACCACTGGCTGAAAATGAATATAAAGTGaacaaaaaagcaaacacaT tgaTGGCAGCTCCAGGACAGTTCAAGAACCAATTGGAAAAAATCACCTTACTTGGTTCTTTGGGCAAAACAGAGTTGTAA